The Allorhodopirellula heiligendammensis genome includes a window with the following:
- a CDS encoding peptidase M50, with protein MSVPRLQLRPDLIMRRISLRDRCVWVLKDPLSRRLHFFEEAEFAILRRLRSSVAFANLAAYYRDRLPPAVLAQFLSSATRAGILVTTDGVAASPAWRPAPPPTRTAWWKNPLVIRLPGITPDRHALFQLSAGLFTPSGRPRRGRPAQLHRATRGSDAATARLAPEPQQIDDLRSVAAVPDTLRTERGTTVAIMTVVAAIIFLAALSIMLRQQDFIDDLANAGSHLAAPLAKSTSPWATGPLASTLLVFASAIAVTKIFHELAHAWVCHRLGGRCREIGVLLLFGIPCLYCDVSDAWLMPRRRDRILVSAAGVIAEWMVAAVAALVWAATRPGLLHDVSTLIVVVASVNTFLINANPLLRYDGYYILSDATGVPNLADEANLAIRRTWSNWCGTRSESPASASPQKWLVAYGIASNAYRLFVLGVIGWAVFSFLKVSIGYGAALPIVLVLGFTVLRQRWANLVMSGPRAHQSHDARWGGGILSVAILLGILVLTLVPLPHSVRVGSLIRPLGERPIYLSTAGILLPQETETQVRLDDWRLRIKELASRGRIAELESELAASRVDRIDHPSLSLIQPILADQIASEQENHRTLVNRLDQLSISIAPQEKLFAPPLRHVSRQEQIAGRWGWTGTPLQPANVGATLGEGTLLGRVGSPDRRVASLYVPEHTIDEVRIGQSVIFGYGGLPRGSIRGRVASISADPVDSAPEEVLAAGWLGSDPIDRDSTMVGTVHYEVIVALESVSSKTTLPARLVTPARIRFPASSLWSRWRRWFQQ; from the coding sequence ATGTCCGTCCCCCGTTTGCAGTTACGCCCCGATCTCATCATGCGGCGAATCTCCCTGCGTGATCGCTGTGTGTGGGTCCTGAAAGACCCGCTGTCGAGGCGACTTCATTTCTTTGAGGAGGCCGAATTTGCGATCTTGCGTCGCCTGCGAAGCAGCGTCGCATTTGCCAACTTAGCAGCGTATTACCGCGATCGCCTGCCGCCAGCCGTCCTGGCTCAATTTCTCTCGTCTGCCACCAGGGCTGGCATTCTCGTCACAACCGATGGCGTCGCAGCATCGCCGGCATGGCGACCCGCGCCACCACCGACCCGAACCGCCTGGTGGAAAAACCCGCTGGTGATTCGATTGCCAGGCATCACCCCAGACCGCCATGCACTGTTCCAGCTGTCGGCAGGTCTTTTTACCCCCAGCGGACGCCCGCGCCGGGGCAGACCAGCGCAGCTCCATCGAGCGACAAGGGGCAGTGATGCAGCCACCGCTCGCCTCGCACCCGAACCACAACAGATCGATGACCTCCGCTCTGTAGCAGCAGTACCTGACACATTGCGAACTGAGCGTGGAACGACGGTCGCCATCATGACAGTCGTGGCAGCGATCATCTTTCTCGCTGCCCTGAGCATCATGCTGCGGCAACAGGACTTCATCGATGACTTAGCGAACGCAGGTTCGCATTTGGCGGCGCCGTTGGCGAAGTCAACCAGCCCGTGGGCGACCGGGCCCCTGGCTAGCACACTGCTAGTGTTTGCTTCCGCAATTGCCGTCACAAAAATATTTCACGAACTCGCCCACGCGTGGGTCTGCCACAGGCTCGGTGGCCGCTGCCGCGAGATCGGCGTCCTGCTGTTATTTGGAATCCCGTGCTTGTACTGCGATGTCAGTGACGCATGGCTGATGCCGCGACGCCGAGATCGAATCCTCGTGTCCGCTGCAGGGGTAATCGCCGAGTGGATGGTAGCCGCTGTTGCCGCGCTCGTGTGGGCGGCAACTCGGCCGGGATTGCTGCATGATGTCTCCACGCTGATCGTCGTGGTGGCGTCCGTCAATACGTTCTTGATCAATGCCAACCCGCTACTGCGGTATGACGGCTACTACATCCTTTCGGACGCCACTGGCGTACCGAATCTTGCTGACGAAGCAAACCTTGCGATCCGCCGCACCTGGTCAAACTGGTGCGGTACTCGGAGCGAAAGTCCTGCATCCGCATCGCCCCAGAAGTGGTTGGTTGCCTATGGTATCGCCAGTAACGCCTACCGCCTGTTCGTATTAGGCGTGATCGGTTGGGCGGTATTCTCGTTCCTGAAGGTTTCGATTGGCTACGGTGCCGCATTACCGATCGTACTCGTACTCGGGTTTACAGTATTGCGGCAGCGGTGGGCCAACCTCGTGATGAGTGGACCACGCGCGCACCAGTCTCACGACGCCCGTTGGGGAGGCGGCATTCTATCGGTCGCAATCCTGCTCGGCATACTCGTGTTGACCTTGGTCCCGCTACCCCATAGCGTGCGGGTTGGCAGTCTGATTCGTCCGCTTGGTGAGCGACCAATCTATCTCTCGACTGCGGGAATCTTGCTCCCGCAGGAAACGGAAACTCAGGTCCGCCTGGATGACTGGCGGTTACGAATAAAGGAGTTGGCGTCGCGGGGTCGCATCGCAGAACTGGAGTCAGAGTTGGCTGCCAGTCGCGTTGATCGCATCGACCACCCTTCACTATCGTTGATCCAACCGATCCTCGCCGATCAGATCGCCAGCGAGCAGGAGAATCACCGCACGCTGGTCAATCGTCTTGATCAGCTCTCCATCTCCATAGCTCCCCAGGAAAAACTTTTTGCGCCGCCGCTACGGCACGTCTCTCGACAAGAACAAATCGCAGGCCGCTGGGGTTGGACCGGTACGCCACTCCAACCAGCCAACGTCGGTGCGACGCTGGGCGAGGGCACGCTCCTCGGTCGTGTCGGCAGTCCTGATCGCCGTGTCGCCTCACTCTATGTCCCCGAACATACCATCGACGAAGTCCGGATCGGGCAATCAGTCATATTCGGATATGGCGGCTTACCCCGGGGATCGATTCGCGGGCGAGTTGCATCGATCTCAGCAGACCCCGTCGATA